Proteins encoded together in one Onychomys torridus chromosome 1, mOncTor1.1, whole genome shotgun sequence window:
- the LOC118597647 gene encoding vomeronasal type-1 receptor 4-like: protein MDFWILAFSFIFLSETTVGILGNISLIFYYLILYYRKCILKPTELILIHLLTANALIIVSDGVPQTMAAIGFKHFLDDFGCKLLLYFQGIGRSVSIGITCLLSVFQVLTISPRKSSWKEHKVKFEKNIGCYIFLLWITYLFINFIHFAYILVKNHRNNVTRKWDFEYCHSAGIGEIGGSLYTALVVCPEVFFSLLMTWSSGYMIYILYRHKQRVQHIRSTHGSIRNSPESRVTQNILILVSTFLSSYTLSSILKGYTGMCYELESLEIFLSIARSLMLEMYG, encoded by the coding sequence ATGGATTTCTGGATTCTggctttcagttttattttcttatctgaaaCTACAGTTGGAATTCTGGGAAACATCTCTCTAATTTTCTACTATCTAATCCTTTACTACAGAAAATGCATATTAAAGCCCACAGAGTTGATTCTCATACACCTTTTGACAGCCAATGCCTTGATCATTGTTTCTGATGGAGTGCCCCAAACAATGGCAGCTATTGGATTCAAGCATTTCTTGGATGATTTTGGATGTAAGCTCCTATTGTACTTCCAAGGAATTGGCAGGAGTGTGTCCATTGGcatcacctgcctcctgagtgtcttCCAGGTCTTGACCATTAGCCCTAGGAAATCCTCTTGGAAAGAACATAAAGTCAAATTTGAAAAGAACATTGGCTGCTACATTTTCCTCCTCTGGATCACATACTTGTTcataaatttcattcattttgcatACATACTTGTCAAAAACCATAGAAACAATGTTACCAGAAAATGGGATTTTGAATACTGCCATAGTGCAGGGATTGGTGAAATTGGTGGCTCACTTTATACAGCATTGGTGGTATGCCCTGAGGTCTTCTTTTCTCTGCTCATGACCTGGTCCAGTGGATACATGATTTACATTCTTTACAGACATAAGCAGAGGGTTCAACACATCCGAAGCACTCATGGTTCCATCAGAAACTCCCCTGAATCCAGAGTCACCCAGAACATTCTGATACTGGTGTCTACCTTTCTGTCTTCTTATACTCTCTCCTCCATCCTAAAAGGCTACACTG